The DNA window TAACTTTGGTGAAAAGGATATGATGTTTAAAATTAGCACAGTATTGAAATGATCAACATGATAAAAAGATAACCATTGGAATGGGAGTAAagatttgcaaatcatatatatggTGAGGGATTaccttctaaaataaaaagaactcatGCTGCtcaatagcaattttttttttattaaaaaaatgggaaaaggacctgaatagacatttttttccgaagaagacatacaaatggctgaCATACAAGGTGCTCAACATCCttggtcatcagggaaatgcaaatcaaggtCATAAGGAAATATCATCTCGCACCTGCTAAAATGACTACTATCAAATATGCGAGATAACAAGTGctagcaaggatatggagaaaaggaaacccctgtacactgttggtgggaaggtaaaatggtgcagccataaTGAAAACcatttcctaaaaaaataaaagtagaactacctGTGACCAGCAGCCCTACTTctattttctaaaggaaataaaatcactatctcaaagagatacctgCATCTCCATGTTCAACGCAGCATTAATTCCAACagacaagacatgaaaacaacccgtGCCTGCCAGtggatgaagggataaagaagatgtggtacatacacaaacaatggaatattattcaaccttaaaaagaaggaaaccctgccatttgcaacaaaataaataaatggtgaggACATTAGGCTTTCCTTAAGTGAAGGAAaatagacagtgaaagacaaatattatatgaccTCACTTACATGTGAATCCTAGAAAAAATGGAAGTCATCAGAGTAGGaggttggtggttgccaggggcagaggaagaggtggGAGAACTGGCCGAGCTTGCTAAAGTTTACAAACTTCCAGGGAGAAGATGAGTAAGTTAGGCATCCAGTGTACAGCACGGGGACCCTAGTTCATACTGTACCGTGCACTTGACAGTGGCTAAGAAAGTAAGCCTTAGAAATTCCCCTTGTGACAATAATGGTAACCTGTGGGGTGAATCGTTAACTAACCTCGTTGCGGCAATCATTTTGCAATGTCTAAGCACATCAGAGCCTCAGGTGTACATCGTGAAtttacacagtgctgtatgtcaattctATTTCAGTGAAGTTAGGAATAACAAGGAACTGGACGTCTCTGGGTTATATAAATTGATTGTAGGAAGTCATATGTATATTTCAGTATTTAGTAGGTATGCACTCTTTGCTTAGATATCTTCATGATTAAGAGTTCTTTGTGTGGAAGGCAAGCCTATCCTGGCTTAGTGTGTACAAGTAGGAAGACAAACACAAGATCTGTTGACAATACGCTGGAATTGTTTTCAGAGAAGTTCTCCGGGAAGGGTAGGACCAGGACAACCCTGGAGAACTCAGTAGCAGAAGCACATAGTGTTTTATTCTGGACTAGACCACTGCCATATTGTCATTGTGCTTTATGAGTTCAGTCCTGTAATACCGTCCACTTTAGGGCATTCTGTGAGAACCTTCCTGCCTCAGCTGGGTCAGGTTCAACAATGGTTCAGTCCTCCGTGACCAAGAACTGCACTGATGGCCCCTGGTGACCCAGGTCCGTGTGGCAAGGGGGTGGGAGAAGTGAAAAGGCTGCACTAGACTGTCAAGGACTGGTCCATCCACCCTTTTCAAGTGTCCTCAAGGGCACTCTGCTCATCCGTGAGAACAGTAAAGACGGTGGAACAGCAATAACcttgtagaaagaaaaagaaagaaagaaagaaagaaagaaagaaagaaagaaagaaagaaagaaagaaagaaagaaagacaggaaggaaggaagaaggaaggaaggaagaaagaaagaaagaaagaaagaaagaaagaaagaaagaaagaaagaaagaaagaaaaagaaagaaagaaagaaagaaaaggtcaaTTTTCAATTTACTAGCCCAAGAGAGTGGGCTCAGATTTTTTGAAAGACTTTTCCACAAAGGATTTTAGAAACTTTCAACTCTGAAACTTCGTACATTTTTAGGGGTTCAGAGCTTGTTCTTTGGAGTCAGGTTCAAGTCCTCTTTCTGCCATTTACTGGTTCTGTGACTTTGGACTTGTCATGTTACCTGAATTTGGGTTCTCTTAGCTTGAAATGTCCTTCCATTATTCtggataataataatttttataagtttCATATTTTTGCATCATTAAAAACCTTAAACATACTCAGGAAAGTTTACTCCCATTAACAAAAATCTTCGTAATGAACTAGGCTATGTGACCGCAAAGGAGACACATTGATTCTGACTTGTAGAAGCAGCAATGCAGTCAGGATGTTCAAAACAAGCTGTGTTTGGTTGAAGCCAGGGCCTGAACTTGCTAAGGAGCTCATTGATTCTAAGAACTTGCTGGGAGCTGATTTGAGAGGCCTCTGTGCTGGAGAACTGGTAAAACAGAAGAACCGGAAAAGCAGGATTTGGCTGCCCTTGGCTTACTCTGGAGCCCTGTAGGTGTGTCCTTAGAAACACAaaccagagagaagaaaacaattatCAGCTAGGGAAGGCTTAAGgcttaataaaaacataaagatgttttcatcttttcttcaaCATTTTTATGCCTCAGCAGTTTATTTGAGGAAagaggcaacaacaacaaaatgagaaTGCAAGATAAATGAGACAAGAATCTAcaagagggatggagggagacgGCGCATATAGTAAACACTGGGACAAATTGAGTCATCAGTTTCACTTTGAGTTTCTGAGtagacaggaaaaataaataaatgaaataaaccaagcTGCATAAATCTTATGatcagaaaaagaggaagctATTCTTAGGGaaaggcacattttttttcttgctctaaaTTCTAAAAGCAACATTTCCCATCAGACTTCATGAGATGGATAGAGTGATGTCAACCCCATCTGCAGTTTTGCTCCTTAGCTACGTGAGGATTTCTTACTAAATGTATTTAGTCCTAGCTCCCTCACTAAGCAGGGACCCGCAAGTCAAAACATGTCATCAAGCGTGTCCAAGTACACTCTCCCTTAATTCACAAAATGTGTAGAGATATTTAGAATTCACCAAGTGCCTTTtcatcttttacttctctgacaatctgtgtgtgtgtgtgtgtgtgtttgtgtgtgcattttgtctttttgccttttctggggctgcacccacggcatatggaggttcccaggctagggtccaatcagagctgtagtcaccagcctacgccacagccacagcaactcagggaactgagccacatctgcgacacaccacagctcatggcaatgccagatccttaacccacggagcaaggccagggatggaacccgcaacctcatggttcctagtcagatttgttaaccactgcgccatgacaggaactccattctccAACAATCTTAATAGTCTAGTGAGGTTCATCAGATTCTTATTTTAACATAAGAAAGTTACTTTAGGATGTCAAATGACTTAAGACACTGAAGACTTGAATCCTCATGATTTCAAGAAATGCAGCACCTTAGGAGTTAAGATTGTAAGTCTATTAACATCAAGAAATCATGCCACTGTGAGCGAGCAGAGGTTGGGAGAATCTCCGATTAATTGGGGGATTAATTCTTGGATGATCTGTTTTGGAGAACTTGCCACTGAGGCTCATCATCTGAGACTGCATATGCAGAGATTCACCTTCCTGATGAAGCACGTTGATGCCGACACCTGCCTCCAGGTCTTCCTTTAGCATCTTTTATCCAAGCCGTGTCCACGGCACTTCTACATGTAACTTACTATTGCCCTGCACGGTCCTGGGGGCACTGTGATTGTCCCAACTAGAAACTTCTTAGTGGTGGTACAGTGTTATCCTCCTTGACAGCATTGGCAgagtctgacacatagtaggtgtggATTAGATAAGCATTAACTATGCAGAGAAGAGACATTTTCTAGGAGGAAGATGGGATATTTATATATCGACCTCTTTATCTACCTATCTTAATTTAGCAAATACCTAGAACTGTGGCCACACTTTCTATACTGGAGAGAGAGGCATTTCTGGGAATTGCTAATTCATTCTAAAGTGATGACGTGCTTTTGATTAGATGAGGTGATTATCCTACAAATGCAACTTTTAAAACAGTTTATTAAATTACTAGTCACTGGGGTATAAAGAGACACTCTTGATCAAACCAAAATTTAATCTCTGCCTTCAAGGCTTCCTTCTCTCTAGTCCAAGTGTTTCGTACCCTAGACAGAGCCAGTCCTTGCTGCCTTTAGGGCATCTTCAGTGGGTTCATGGATCCActcaaagatttttatatttagtttaaaaattccAGCATTAATGTCTGGAACAATTAAGtttctaacattttaaatattaataaggaGTAAAGGGACACTCGGGGAGACCCACTGACCTCTGCACAGTCACATAAGCCATAAGAGGCCAAGGTAGACGTTGAATTTACATCTTCTCCATGCCTTTTGCTCTTTCTAAACTTTGCTGTTGCCTGTTGGAAGGTCTCATGCCCTGAACCTCTAGGGTGTGGGCACCAATGAGCCCGGGTAAGGTGTGTACCACCAGCCTGAATGAAGGCAAAGGGTCAGGAGACCTGCAATAAGAAGTAGGCTTTCCCTGAGAAGATGTGAATGGAAAAATGCATACGTAACAAAGTGTTTTGAAAAGCTTCGATGGCTTGAGGGTGAGATTCAGGTGTGTCTGGGTTGGGCATATCTTGATTCCAACGCCCAAGCCTGATTTCCATCCTTAGAAGCTTGTGGGAAAGGGTGGGCTAAGGGCCAGGGTAATATGATGGTAAGCATAAGCTGATCTCTCCCTTCCTATGAAATGGAGCCAAGAGGGAAAAGGCACACTCTCAGACCAGATACAAGATAGAAGCTGGGAAAGGCCGTGCTTCTTGGAGATGCTTATGAGGTAGCTCAACTAACCAAAGGAGTAGTGTTTTCTTTCTGTGGGCGCCTGGAGCATGTCAAGGACCACATAGCTTAATCACTCTACTGTCTCCTCCACTCTCTTCTCTGCACCAATAGTTCTATGGCTGAGTGGTAGAGCACAGACTCTGCAATCAGGTGGCTCAAAATTAGATGCCAAACTTGGCCACAGTCATTAAACTCCCTGAGCCTTGAATTCCTTATATATAACTTTTAAGAAGAACAATACCTATTTTCCACAGGGAATGTTAGAATTAACTTAGGTACTACGTATACACAGTGCTTAGTTGAACGCCTAAAACAGACTTAAGGACGAAGTTCATGCTAGTTACTTACAGAACTACTTTCCCAGGTCTGACATTTTGTACTTATATTTTGATCGCCATTCTCAGGAGAGAACTGGATAAGGAAACAGCAGGTGTCTCTGGGCACTCAGACCAGACTGTTTGCCCATAAATCTAACTGTGCAGGTTTAGAGAGCTCACAAGTCCTTTCTCCTGGAATTGGGTTCTGCAGACCCCGCTCTTCTCCGGAGTAACTAATTCCATGATTTCATGGGTCTTTGGATTTTAGTGCGTTCAAGCCCCTTCTTTCTCAGGTTGAAATTGCAGAAATCAAGTTCCAAGCAGGGTTGTGGCAGGACCAGGTCCCCTAACTCCCAGTGCGAGCCTGTTTCCCCCTCCTCCACGATCGGGCTTAAGAGAATCGTATTCAGTCAATGactttaagatattaaaaatacatctatttaAAATCAATCTTAAAAGATGACCTCAAGAAAAAAGAACCTGCCCCCAAATTACAACTCTTCTACTTTTGGGTAGATGCAGGTGCCCCAATTCattaaataaatcagacagaCCCTTTTTCCTTTGGTCAATATACTATTCTTTTGGTtgtaaatttttaagttaaaatcacCTGGGGAAGTCACTTTGCTGCATGTTCTCCTCGTTTATCATCAAGTTCCACAAAtcctcttgaaaaaaaagaaaaaatgaattatgaTTTAGACTGAACAAGAATATTAGAACGATCACTAGGGTATCTTGTAAtacttgtaatatttttcttctctaggtTTTCCTAAGTGATAAAGTAATAAGGTCTAAGATTTCCATTATAGTTCATATTTGACAAGCCATTTGTGtgtaattatctctttaaatctGTCAACATGTCTATTAGTTTGGTGTATATTCCTATATAAACTCTATGAAGAcagatattttgatatatttgttcCATAATATATCTTTAgcacctagaacaatgcctggcttGTAGTAtggattaataaatatttgtttaatggataaataaaatttttaatccttgaaaaaaaaaactttggagcTAAAGAGATTAAACAACCCGTCCCAATCAGATGGCTGGTGCATTGCAAGGCAAAGTCTAAAACTTTGGTCTCCAGAATCATGAATTAATGCCAGAGCCCACTGCCCTCTTCAAGGATTGGGTGTGGAGCAGCtgttgagaaaataaaagatgactAAAGTGGTCTGTGAGGTGGTTCTACACTAGTGGAGAAAAAAGAGGCATTCAgatgcaaataatttaaaataacaagggATGAAAAGCCGTTATGGAGGATCCTGCAAAGCATTATGAAATCCCAGTGTCTGAATATCTGAATTTTATACTTGTAGGGGTGTGTCTTTGGATTggactttataaaattattagatCTAGCAGATGAACATAATGGAGTTGGGGTTTGGGGGTCAGGCactagagacagagaaaaaatcATATGTAAAGATAACTGCAGGTTTAAACAACCATGACCTGCTCTGAAACGGAAATTACTTGACACTGGGGCATCAGGTGTTTGGCTTCTGAAGTAAGAGCTATGATTGAAAGCTATATTAGTACCAGGGAAGACTTTTATCATCAGCAGAATGCATGTGCCCTGAATTTGTGGGCAATGGAGTGCCAGTGACGGGAGCAAATTTGCTTTTGTTACACAGCTCTGTTAATAGGTTAGGGGTGGACTGGAGTGGGGAGAGGCAGGAACAGTGAAACTAATGATAGATCTAATGAGAAGAGCTTTGGAAAGAGGTGATGAAGGGCTCAGCTGGACCAACTTGTCAGTGGAGTTGAAGAAAGGgaatagtataagaaaaaaatcccttggAGGTAGAATATTTAGTGACTGAATGGAGGGGGTGAGGAGCAGGGAGAATCAAAGACCTGAGGTATCTAGATTCTGGGTGGATGGGGCATGTGATTTATTAAGATAAGGACAAGGGAAGAGGAGCAGGTTTGTGAGAGGATGGCCTTGAATTTAGACCAGCCGAATTTGAGGTATTGATGGAAAACCTAGGTAGGGTTTTAATAACCAATGGGTTATTTCAGCTATAGCTCcgggggaaaaaagagagcaaTAGACATTTGAATTTGAAGCACATCACCATGTAAGTACAATTCTGAATGTGGAAGCTGTGATGTTAAAAATCAGGTGGGCTATGCATTTGGAGTTTTGAGGAGCAATGATGTTTAAGGGGCAGATGCCTGAAGAAAAGTCAAATCAAAAGCATGCGCAAGAAAGTCTTGAGGTAAGGAGAGAACAAAGAACATGTCAGACCATGGAAACTCCAGGGGGTTGCAGTGAAATTCCCAAGAACCGGAGGCTTCTCAAAGGGTCCAAGGAATTAATAACATGGATATTTTTTAGAACAATGGTGACCAAAAGGCAGATCATATAGCTCCAAAGTCATCCAGAAGGTAAGTGAAGGGAGCAAGCCAGTCTATTCACTGCCGTGAAAGCACATATCCAGAATTTATTGTGTGCTTGACACAGTACTCAGGCATCAGATACATAGGACTAAATAAAGCAACGTATCTTTAGGAAGTTCCATCACTcctgtctttctccctttctaaTCAAATCTCGTCGAGTCTTTTAAGACTCAAATTGCGTCTCACCTTTGCCATCAGCCCTCTCCTAAGCATCCTGGTCCCAGTGACAGCTCCTTTCCGTAGACATTAACTCTATGTTTGGCTGGCATTTACCTCATTTAGCATTTTGGACATCATTGCATTTCTCATGTCATCTTATACAATAAGGGCTGCAAATTCTTTGAGGATATAGGGTTTAcagcctggattttttttttttttctttcacaattcCTGCACCACttcctttcccaggctaggagtcgaatcagagctatagctgtaaGCTGTAGCtgtcctaagccacagccacagcaaccccagatccttaacccgctaagataagagaggccagggatcgaacccacaacctcatgtttgctagtcaggttcatttccgctgctccacaatgggaacgccaagcACATATTAAGTTCTTAGGAATACCTCTTGATAGTCTCTTCACACTTCCCATCCTCTGTTATACTTAGGGTCTTTTCTTGGCCAGAGGGAGGCCAACTAGGTCTGTTCCCTTGAGCAAGAACCGCTGTGTCTTTCAACAAAGTTCCCTCAAGATGCCTCCGTCAGTTGGGGTAAGTGGGCTTCAGATGTGAACTCTAAGATCCCCTTCCTTATTTAATTAATTCAGTAACTCTACTGAGTGCCTAATGACTTGGAACTATGCTATATCAATGAGTTAGATACATCTGGTCTCTACTTTCATATAGTTACacaattaaagtaaataaatcgTTTGAGATGGTGATATATGTTATAATGACATTGGTAACAAGGCAAAGTGATAGAGAATAACCAGGGAATGGAAGAATTAATTAATAAGAGTGGTTATAGAATTGTTTTCTAAAGAGGAGGTGACTTTTAGATGAAAGGCAGAACATAGCAGTAGctaatgagggggaaaaaagcattttaGGCCAAAGAGCATTTGCAGCATTTAAAGCAAGAGCAGAGCACCTGAGACCATTGTAAGTTaccagaacagaaaaaaaattacatttccctCAGAATATAATGAGGGAAAGAGGGTAAAAGAGGGGCCATTTCCGAACCCAGTCATTCCTTAGTATTTCAGATAGTCAACTTTCAGAGATAACAGAGAAAACAAGTGGTATTTTATATCTGAGGAATTTCCTAGGGAAGAAATCCAAAGCGTTATTATTGTTCTAATTCTTTGCATCAGCATTGTTGTCATTTGTAACAGTATGAATTCAACTGGCGTCTAATATGTATTTTGTACATAATGAGTgttactctttctttttcccttttttatggccacacctgtggcatatagaagttcctgggctaggggttgaattggagctgcagctgccggcctatgccattaagacagcaactcagggtctgagccaccTCCGCCACCTAagtggcagcttgtggcaaaaccAGCTCTTTAATgcattgagcgaggctagggatcaaaccagcatcttcaaagacacaatgtcaggtccttaacctgctgagccacatcaggaatcCCTGTTACTTTTATCTGTTTATCAGTTTTCTCCTTGTTTACACTAACAATCATGGCAGCGCAACAGTTGCCAAAGCAACCACGATAGGATAAACTAAAATACACAATAAACATCTGTGAGTTATAACAGTTGGTTCATGATGATTGTAGCAGAATCCTGCCCATTCACATGACAGTAATATATTGATTAAAGTACATCAGAGATGACAAAATCACCCCGGATAACTTCCATATAGAAGTGGCTTGAATCTGTTACTGGCCATAGACATTTTGGAGAATCTATTTATGAAGTCATAAGCACTTTCCCTAGACAAATACAAAAATTCGCATCTACACAAATATGAATACAAATTTAAAGGGTATATGGCCCTTTAAGGCCCAGCCATGTAGCCCAGAGCATCCAATCAAGGGCTTTCAAAAATCTGTtgtatattagaatcacctgacaGCTTGTTGAAAAGCCTAGCGGTATCCTTGCCCCAGGATGGTTCAGGATGGGTTGCATCATGTAGCAGGTCTCTGGGCGATTAGGAGGCTGGTGAGTAAGAGGCCACGCTTTTTTCAACTCTGCTTAGGGGGCTGTGATGGAGAGAATTGgagagcagaggctcagagaagtgaagacTGAAAGCAGCTAGAAATTCAGAATGAGTCAGACCCTGGAGAGCTGTAACTGGGGAGCTTAATGTCAGGAGAATGAAGGGCAAAGTGGAAGCAGAAATCAGAGCTGTGTCAACTTGCACAGGATGTACTTGGAGTTGGGCACAGGAGCTGGAAGCAGGTTGAAAACGCTGGGAAAATTCTGTGTGTTCTGCCTTCAAGGCAAATCCTTCGTGATCAAAGCAAACCCTCAGTGGAGACCTTCTCTCCATTGTCTCAGAGGAGAGATTAGCCATGACGGTGAACtcaaactagaaaataaaggCCAGACTCATCACACTGCTCACGACTGAGCACATAGCTACCCACCAGTTTCACCAACAACTACAGTGTCTGCATTGGGTGGGGGGTCCTTTAATCCCTTCAtctttacagatgaataaactgaggtgCTCAGCCAGGACCTAGCCCAGATCACCTGGGATGTAGCACCTCATCAGGGCGAGAACCTGGCTTTCTAATGAGCCtctgttcttcttcctccctACTTGGTCctgaaataaaaactgttttatgGAACCCTTTGTTCCAAAGAATTCCTTGGGGGAATGTTCAAGAGTTCAGGGAAATTCATCCAGAGGCACATTTATTTTAAGGTAAGCCACGCTCTTCTGTTAAAATAGTGCATGGCATGCATGCGattttccttctcatccttctAATGCCATGCGGTCAGGACCAACAGCAAACCGGACAAAAGCATGTTTGTCTCAGAGCTTACGAGGTCCTTGTCACGGAGCGCAGAATGAACTCCACCGCGTTCTCAATGATCTCCGAGCCCAAGAGGTTGAGGAATTTGGGGAACTCTGGCTCTGGGTTCTTGCCCGAGTCACTGGGCTTGACATCGGGCTTGACATctgaaaaaacagaacagaatctCAGGGGTGGTTCTTAGCAGGAGGAAAGGCAAGTTTCTTTCACCGTGGGGAGCCCTAGAGCCTTAGAACCCCCCTCACTAATTCTTCTCGTATAATTGTGTTTATTGCCCATTTAATGCCGGCATGGTTAATGTCTTTACGTGCCCTCTGAAATTTATTCCTAAAACCAAACAGACCAACCAGCAGATACTGATGCTTAGGTAGACACCGGTTctctttccaaatgagaaaacttAAGCCCATGGAGGTTACATAACTTGTTCAAAGTTCAGCAGCTAGTAAATATCAGGGCTGAAATACAGAATGCTTGGTTTTAGCGTTTTTTCCTTATGTATCCCTGGGGCCGTGGCAGTGACAGTAGTGAGGGTGATGCAAGAATAGGTAGCATTTGCTGAGCACATACCTGTGACAGGTAAtctacatgcattatctcattttattctcatagCAACCCTATGAGCGAGGCAAAATAATTACCCCAAGCTCAAGATGAAGAGATGGAGCTCAAGAGAGGTTTAGAAGCCGGTCAGAGCCCTGGAGTTGGTAAGTGGCAAAAACAGAATTCAATTCCGTGTCTGTCTGGTATGAATATCGGGATTCGTATGTGTTCTGGGATGAACTGCATAGTCGGACGGAAAAGTTAGGATATATAACCACAAATGTGCTACATGATTGAAAGTATATACTAACTATGATGACAAGGAGAAGTTCTATCACATGTACGTATCATCCGACAGCTCTGCAAATGATGATTCGACGGCTCATGTGTAATGTAACTTTAAGCTTGCTCAGTCTTGCGGGTATGTGGATTTTAGCTCACTGGACAGAGAAGGTGAATTAGCAGAAGGTGATACAGGTAACAAGAGATGATGGGACTGTAACTGCAGGTCCCCTACTCTTGACATTTAACCGAGTGCCCTTTGGAAGGAGGCCAAGGATCCAGAGAGTGAGGGTGGTGACATGCAGGGTCCTGGGGGGAGGTTAGCTTTGCTTTGTAGTCCAACTGGTTCATAAGATTAAAAGCAATGGAAGAGGGGCAGTTGGCAGGTACGAACGGCCACCGCTCTGGACTCTGGTGCTAAGATAAAGTAGGACCTTTGTCCTTTAGTTTTACTGCAGCTTCACGAGTAGTGTTGGCAGATCTGCTAAATAAAATACAGGAGGATGCCCAGTTAAAGCTGAATTGCagaggcattcccgtcatggctcagtggttaacaaactccactagcctccatgaggatgtgggtttgatccctacgctcgctctctgggttaaggatccagagttgccatgagctgtggtgtaggttgcagatgcatctagaatcctgtgttgctgtggctgtggtgtaggccagcagctacagctccgattagacccctagcctaggaacctccatatgccacagatgtggccttaaatagacaaaagaccaaaaaaaaaaaaaagttgaattgcAGATAAACAACAAAACTTTTTAAGTATAAGAATGGGAATATTTAGGaaatacttcagttaaaaaatatttattgttgatCTGCAATTCAGCTTTAACTGAGCATCCTACATTTTATCTGTCAATCCCAACATGAAATTTGATTCAAGTCCCAACTCGTGGACAATAGGCCTGGCAACTCTGAACAGAGGAGGTGTCATTAGCTTTTGGTGTGGAGGCTGTCAAATTAGAAGACTTGCACGTATATTGTGTCCTAAAACAGAAACGCTCAGTAAAAAATAGGGCTTTCAATTCTGCAAACATTAATTATTTACTAGAGGGCATAATAAAAGATTTGATAGCAACGCCACAATTCTGAGATCAAGGTACTACCTACCAAGTATTCATTCACTCAGTTGTTGGTTTTTTCACTCAAGAAGTGTTTTTGAGCCTGCTACCATGGACGTAGCATGTGTTAGGAGTTAGAGCAAAAATGGACATATACAAACATGCCCCTTACCCAAAGTGGGCAACCACGGTGACAGGAATTGGTTTGACATCATTATGGGAAGAGGAGGCACGAGGAGGCTTGTTTGTAATTTCATCACATATCTAATCCTTATTCAGTTCAGGGATAATATGAcagttttacagaagagaaaagagatgctCAGAGAAATTCAATGACGCACCCAAAACCACACATCTAGAAAGTGGCTGAGCCAGGGTCTGAACCTAAGTTTTTATAAAATTCCATATAGTATGTTTCTTAAATCATATAGAACTGACTTCAAACAGCTGTTCCCTGGAGACCTTTATCAGGGGCAAACCAGAAATTCCTTGCATAAAAAgtgagttctttttttctgtgttcctgTTTGTCTACTTCTACAACTTTAATTTCATCAACTTTGAATCTTAATTTGGCAGTAAATGCTAACGTTTCAACATGCAAGGAGCCCTGGATTGGAGTATGTGTGAAGCTCAAACCCTTGGCCCCAGCCCTCGGCTCACATAATGAGAAGCATTAGCATGTGGGCAGTCATGCTTTAGAGTCCTGTGTAGCTGACTTCATACATATTTCCAGCAAAAATTTCACTGTGTGaccttataaataatatttaatt is part of the Sus scrofa isolate TJ Tabasco breed Duroc chromosome 2, Sscrofa11.1, whole genome shotgun sequence genome and encodes:
- the C2H5orf46 gene encoding uncharacterized protein C5orf46 homolog, with the translated sequence MPSAPDMAVSVLRLTAFLGLLILTLTCQADVKPDVKPSDSGKNPEPEFPKFLNLLGSEIIENAVEFILRSVTRTSGFVELDDKRGEHAAK